From one Solanum lycopersicum chromosome 12, SLM_r2.1 genomic stretch:
- the LOC112940445 gene encoding sulfite exporter TauE/SafE family protein 3-like has product MAEIGKALTGYVVGVIVLAFALFASAERIANDGTSDDFESGLFKLLLHKAKMHYQHFWPDLEFGWRVIVGSDIGYFTVVFGSFGDDRGNGIFVPMLILIIGFDPKT; this is encoded by the exons ATGGCTGAAATAGGGAAGGCTTTGACAGGATATGTAGTTGGAGTGATTGTTCTAGCTTTTGCATTATTCGCGTCTGCTGAGCGAATAGCAAATGATGGAACAAGTGATGATTTTGAATCAGGACTATTTAAGCTTCTGCTTCACAAGGCTAAAATGCATTACCAACATTTTTGGCCT GACTTGGAATTTGGGTGGAGAGTAATTGTTGGCTCTGACATCGGATATTTTACTGTCGTCTTTGGGAGTTTTGGAGATGATAGGGGAAATGGTATCTTTGTTCCCATGCTTATTTTGATCATTGGATTTGATCCAAAAACATGA